In the genome of Streptomyces pactum, one region contains:
- a CDS encoding DUF3068 domain-containing protein produces the protein MRRSVSPLALITFGFGIFLLVLAPMLAWYVEPRAKRTPIDTDVTTVFTGPGSYFDTEAVEVRQDQRLTITRHVLGDVGDSDRDTAVWDVSTTIDTPRSLPLKDPRKSLQWTTERWVTDRRTNAPVHCCGEAPRPFQGEAYLKFPFDVEKRSYRWWDSTLKGSVPLRFAGTTEIQGYRGYRFTGSVPPTEIGSRQVPGRLVGAAQGQVHAEEWYSNGRIELVADRRTGRIIHASVSPRLALRAPGGKGGDKVVLLHGKGLEFTPATQRSQVALARDDNDRLELVGRTAPIAAAVTGGVLTAAGVWLLVRGRVRGARH, from the coding sequence ATGCGCCGCTCTGTATCCCCCCTTGCCCTGATCACCTTCGGTTTCGGCATATTCCTCCTGGTCCTGGCCCCCATGCTCGCCTGGTACGTCGAGCCACGGGCCAAACGGACCCCGATCGACACCGACGTGACCACGGTCTTCACCGGCCCGGGCAGCTACTTCGACACCGAGGCCGTGGAGGTCCGGCAGGACCAGCGGCTGACCATCACCCGCCATGTGCTGGGTGACGTGGGCGACAGCGACCGCGACACGGCGGTGTGGGACGTGTCCACCACCATTGACACGCCGCGCAGCCTGCCGCTGAAGGACCCGCGCAAATCGCTGCAGTGGACCACCGAGCGGTGGGTCACCGACCGGCGCACCAACGCGCCCGTGCACTGCTGCGGCGAGGCGCCCCGCCCGTTCCAGGGCGAGGCGTACCTGAAGTTCCCCTTCGACGTGGAGAAGCGGTCCTACCGCTGGTGGGACAGCACGCTCAAGGGCTCGGTGCCGCTCCGGTTCGCCGGTACCACGGAGATCCAGGGCTACCGCGGCTACCGGTTCACCGGCAGCGTGCCGCCGACCGAGATCGGATCCCGGCAGGTGCCCGGCCGGCTGGTCGGGGCCGCCCAGGGCCAGGTGCACGCCGAGGAGTGGTACTCCAACGGACGTATCGAACTCGTCGCCGACCGGCGCACCGGCCGCATCATCCACGCGAGCGTCTCCCCCCGGCTGGCGCTGCGCGCGCCCGGCGGGAAGGGCGGCGACAAGGTCGTCCTGCTGCACGGCAAGGGCCTGGAGTTCACCCCGGCCACCCAGCGGTCGCAGGTGGCGCTGGCCAGGGATGACAACGACCGGCTGGAGCTGGTGGGCCGCACCGCGCCGATCGCGGCGGCGGTGACCGGCGGTGTTCTCACCGCGGCCGGTGTCTGGCTGCTGGTACGCGGCCGGGTGCGCGGCGCCCGGCACTGA
- a CDS encoding glycosyltransferase family 4 protein: MSQHVKASSPMAPSPPRRPPQDPAATHRAAPAVPRRVVFLARRDLANPAAGGSELLIDRIAEGLTAHGHEVTLVCGGPAARRGYRVVSAGGDAAHYLRARRTLARRVGECDLLVEVSNGMPYLAPLWHRGPTLCLVNHVHTDLWGMRLPAPAARIGRRLEHWALTGPHRENLMVAVSESTAAALRALGVPRDRIRVVHNGVEEPGPLLPKSPEPLFVAMGRLVEYKRIDLLLRLWERVRPVTGGRLVIVGDGPERARLEAMAGPGVTFAGHVSEAEKHRLLCASWLLLHPSLVEGWGLVVMEAAVRGTPAVGFDIPGLRDSVEDGRTGVLAPGESSFAAAWCALALSPERRAALGDAARLRAERFRWSGTVRAFRDVAAEAYLTSARRR; the protein is encoded by the coding sequence ATGTCCCAGCACGTGAAAGCCTCTTCGCCCATGGCGCCGTCCCCGCCGCGCCGCCCTCCGCAGGACCCCGCGGCCACCCACCGCGCGGCGCCGGCGGTGCCCCGCCGTGTCGTCTTCCTGGCCCGGCGGGACCTGGCCAACCCGGCGGCCGGCGGCTCCGAGCTGCTGATCGACCGGATCGCCGAGGGGCTGACCGCGCACGGCCACGAGGTCACCCTGGTGTGCGGGGGCCCGGCGGCCCGGCGCGGCTACCGGGTGGTGTCGGCCGGCGGCGACGCGGCGCACTACCTGCGGGCGCGGCGCACGCTCGCCCGCCGCGTCGGGGAGTGCGACCTGCTGGTGGAGGTCAGCAACGGCATGCCGTACCTGGCCCCGCTGTGGCACCGCGGGCCCACCCTGTGCCTTGTCAACCACGTGCACACCGACCTGTGGGGGATGCGGCTGCCGGCGCCCGCCGCCCGGATCGGCCGGCGGCTGGAGCACTGGGCGCTGACCGGCCCCCACCGGGAGAACCTGATGGTCGCGGTCTCCGAATCCACCGCCGCCGCGCTGCGTGCGCTGGGTGTGCCGCGGGACCGCATCCGGGTCGTGCACAACGGCGTGGAGGAGCCCGGGCCGCTGCTGCCCAAGTCCCCCGAGCCGCTCTTCGTCGCGATGGGCCGGCTCGTCGAGTACAAGCGGATCGACCTGCTGCTGCGGCTGTGGGAACGGGTCCGGCCGGTCACCGGCGGCCGGCTGGTGATCGTCGGCGACGGCCCGGAGCGGGCCCGGCTGGAGGCGATGGCGGGACCCGGGGTGACCTTCGCCGGGCACGTGTCCGAGGCGGAGAAGCACCGCCTGCTGTGCGCGTCCTGGCTGCTGCTGCACCCCTCGCTGGTCGAGGGGTGGGGCCTGGTGGTGATGGAGGCCGCGGTCCGGGGCACCCCGGCGGTCGGCTTCGACATCCCCGGGCTGCGCGACTCGGTGGAGGACGGCCGGACCGGTGTGCTGGCACCCGGGGAGAGTTCGTTCGCCGCGGCCTGGTGCGCGCTGGCGCTCAGCCCGGAGCGCCGGGCGGCGCTGGGCGACGCGGCCCGGCTGCGCGCCGAGCGGTTCCGCTGGAGCGGCACCGTCCGCGCCTTCCGGGACGTGGCGGCCGAGGCGTACCTGACCTCGGCGCGGCGGCGGTGA
- a CDS encoding class I SAM-dependent methyltransferase, translating into MRDPSFRRSAALFRAFLREQSDPEHVYSLLARDAVRQVERYVPLRDRVVVDVGGGSGHFTEEFRRRGAQAYLFEPDPRELLAHGRTPSGAVLADGYLLPLADGVADVCFSSNVLEHVADPYTFLSEMVRVTRPGGLIYVSFTNWLSPWGGHETAPWHYLGAGRARERYRRRTGRAAKHTVGVNLFPLHIGPTLRHVRGRSDVTVVRARSRYWPFLAGAVTRIPGLREFATWNLLLILRRSSS; encoded by the coding sequence CTGCGCGACCCCTCCTTCCGGCGCTCGGCCGCGCTCTTCCGCGCCTTCCTGCGCGAGCAGTCCGACCCCGAGCACGTCTACTCCCTGCTGGCGCGGGACGCCGTGCGGCAGGTGGAGCGGTACGTGCCGCTGCGCGACCGGGTGGTGGTGGACGTCGGCGGCGGCAGCGGCCACTTCACCGAGGAGTTCCGGCGGCGCGGCGCGCAGGCCTACCTCTTCGAGCCCGACCCGCGGGAGCTGCTGGCGCACGGCCGCACGCCGAGCGGCGCGGTGCTCGCGGACGGCTACCTGCTGCCGCTGGCCGACGGGGTCGCGGACGTCTGCTTCTCCTCCAACGTGCTGGAGCACGTGGCGGACCCGTACACCTTCCTCAGCGAGATGGTGCGGGTCACCCGTCCCGGCGGCTTGATCTACGTCTCCTTCACCAACTGGCTCTCCCCCTGGGGCGGCCACGAGACGGCACCTTGGCACTACCTGGGTGCGGGCCGGGCGCGGGAGCGCTACCGGCGGCGCACCGGCCGTGCTGCCAAGCACACCGTCGGGGTGAACCTCTTTCCCCTCCACATCGGGCCCACGCTGCGGCACGTGCGCGGACGCTCCGACGTGACCGTGGTCCGCGCGCGCTCCCGGTACTGGCCGTTCCTCGCCGGAGCGGTCACCCGGATCCCGGGGCTGCGCGAATTCGCCACGTGGAACCTCCTGCTGATCCTGAGGCGGTCGTCGTCATGA
- a CDS encoding alpha-(1->3)-arabinofuranosyltransferase domain-containing protein, with amino-acid sequence MTQVLPSRPPSPPAPGAVPAAAPPGAGPPRSRRWLFGFWALALVAFLARSPGKMTFDTKLPVALDPLRFLGDLGDLWHDRAGFGGITDQYVGYAFPMLPYYALADLLHVPVWLAERLWLSIVVTAAFWGALRLAERLGVGSSGTRLLAAAGYALWPTFSMVVGSTSAAALPGALLPWVILPLTDPAVSARVAAARSALLIPFMGGVNAASTLASLLPVGLYLLSRPAGKRRRQLLCWWLPGVVLATAWWTVPLLLLGVYGEDFMPYVEQADTTTATMSATELLRGTGNWVGYLNFGEAWLPGGWTAATYTLAVLGSAAAAALGLAGLARRDLPERRWLLLVVLSVVTVTLAGYGGALGGPFHGTVQEWLDGWLRPFRNIYKFQPGLALALAFGIAHVTAWAGRRLPLPAPGRRALPGVAALLVLPGLALPYLNGTVLQPGAFDKLPSHWDQAADWLEENAEDSRALVVPATAHGLYTWGSPVDQPLDVLARSRWAQRDFVPFGTPGSRRALDAVEQALLTGSEVPGLRDFLGRAGLHDVVVRNDLDPDQLGYVPPQTVKRTLEASGYRKVAGFGPLLTAGRIPDNAPLQVQGLYPRLQAVEVYEPADTERPGRVGARAVDATARVSGGPEALLQLSADPSMRDRPAVLTGDAHPGLARPPLLAVADGMRRTDTRFGLVNANTSYTYTAGERNHPDSLQNPGEKPKQILPVEGVRHQTTAVLRGASEVTASSSGSWLFHLPQYDPVNAFDGNPGTAWAEGSAGEPAGQWLRIAFDKPVTLPESLSLTPLAGDGLRGAPTAVRVETDRAAVESPLQPNGTPQTVRAPAGPAKWLKITITDAQKPRPGISGAGFSEVSIPGVQVTRLLALPADAESVDAPAAVYSLHRGSDPGGLSPAAAEVGLHRQFHTGAAADYAVTARALAVPGPELDALLDKVAPGQRSGVTVSADSTSRAGTGLSPRNLLDGDLTTAWIAGDRPVLRLSWPKKTAVDEIVFAAAGGVSTRPEQVFISSPHGSTTAGVDQNGQARFEPITTDRMDITISRTAPLTLHNPLAGQDLQLPVGLSEVYIPALDALRGKPADPRVRFSLPCGEGPPLAVDGTLHATRASGLVRDLTERRPVTVKLCAGDAADGEVALGAGRHRVEAGDAGPLALTEVTLRRGTVPAPAAADRTVRATDWSGDDRTVEVGPGKAVYLQTYQNHNEGWRATLDGRELTPVRLDGWQQGFLVPAGASGTVHLSYEPSTWYHAGLFGGAAGVALLLGLALVRRRAGTPDLAGTAAVPPAPGRVLGTVALTVVLVAVAGPVALAVPVLAAIAWWRPAWPAAIALVAMAAAGVVAAVDAGEPVRAEEGAFSGWAQLLALVALTAAVVTVPVRAGRHAGPPYGGESAAGGQPPYGGDPSYRGEPGAGDGEVPSSGARPAAGGEPGDGGRPGGGTPVTGGRAGDGGDGDAGARSGTAGAQAPAGTAPSGGPAAPAAPGAPARPEGGPSIGDEPPAGGPRPGTGTGTGGEPGR; translated from the coding sequence ATGACCCAGGTGCTCCCTTCCCGTCCCCCCTCCCCGCCCGCGCCCGGCGCGGTGCCGGCCGCCGCGCCGCCCGGGGCCGGCCCGCCCCGGTCGCGGCGCTGGCTGTTCGGCTTCTGGGCGCTGGCGCTGGTGGCGTTCCTCGCCAGGTCGCCGGGGAAGATGACCTTCGACACCAAGCTGCCGGTGGCGCTCGACCCGCTCCGCTTCCTCGGCGACCTGGGCGACCTGTGGCACGACCGGGCCGGGTTCGGCGGCATCACCGACCAGTACGTCGGCTACGCCTTCCCGATGCTGCCGTACTACGCGCTCGCCGATCTGCTGCACGTGCCGGTGTGGCTGGCCGAGCGGCTGTGGCTGTCGATCGTGGTGACCGCCGCGTTCTGGGGCGCGCTGCGGCTGGCCGAGCGGCTGGGCGTCGGCTCGTCCGGCACCCGGCTGCTGGCCGCCGCCGGGTACGCGCTGTGGCCCACCTTCTCCATGGTGGTGGGCTCCACCTCCGCGGCGGCACTGCCCGGCGCGTTGCTGCCGTGGGTGATCCTGCCGCTGACCGACCCGGCGGTGAGCGCCCGGGTGGCGGCCGCCCGCTCGGCGCTGCTCATCCCCTTCATGGGCGGGGTGAACGCGGCCTCCACGCTCGCCTCGCTGCTGCCGGTGGGCCTGTACCTGCTCTCCCGGCCGGCCGGGAAGCGGCGGCGGCAGCTGCTGTGCTGGTGGCTGCCGGGCGTGGTGCTGGCCACCGCCTGGTGGACGGTGCCGCTGCTGCTGCTCGGCGTGTACGGCGAGGACTTCATGCCGTACGTGGAGCAGGCGGACACCACCACCGCCACCATGTCGGCCACCGAGCTGCTGCGCGGCACCGGCAACTGGGTGGGGTACCTCAACTTCGGTGAGGCGTGGCTGCCCGGCGGCTGGACCGCCGCCACCTACACCCTCGCGGTGCTGGGTTCGGCCGCCGCCGCGGCGCTGGGCCTGGCCGGGCTGGCCCGCCGGGACCTGCCGGAGCGCCGCTGGCTGCTGCTGGTGGTGCTGAGCGTGGTCACGGTCACGCTGGCCGGCTACGGCGGCGCGCTGGGCGGCCCGTTCCACGGCACCGTGCAGGAGTGGCTGGACGGCTGGCTGCGGCCGTTCCGCAACATCTACAAGTTCCAGCCCGGACTCGCCCTGGCGCTGGCGTTCGGCATCGCGCACGTCACCGCGTGGGCGGGCCGCCGGCTGCCGCTGCCGGCACCGGGCCGCCGGGCGCTGCCCGGGGTGGCGGCGCTGCTGGTGCTGCCCGGGCTGGCGCTGCCGTACCTCAACGGCACGGTGCTCCAGCCGGGCGCTTTCGACAAGCTGCCCTCGCACTGGGACCAGGCCGCCGACTGGCTGGAGGAGAACGCCGAGGACAGCCGGGCGCTGGTGGTCCCGGCCACCGCGCACGGGCTGTACACCTGGGGCTCCCCCGTCGACCAGCCGCTCGACGTGCTCGCCCGGTCCCGGTGGGCCCAGCGCGACTTCGTGCCGTTCGGCACGCCCGGGTCCCGCCGGGCCCTGGACGCCGTGGAGCAGGCGCTGCTGACCGGTTCCGAGGTACCCGGCCTGCGGGACTTCCTCGGCCGGGCCGGTCTGCACGACGTGGTGGTCCGCAACGACCTCGACCCCGACCAGCTGGGCTACGTGCCGCCGCAGACGGTGAAGCGGACGCTGGAGGCGTCCGGCTACCGCAAGGTCGCCGGGTTCGGCCCGCTGCTGACCGCCGGCCGGATTCCCGACAACGCCCCGCTCCAGGTGCAGGGGCTGTACCCGCGCCTGCAGGCGGTGGAGGTCTACGAGCCGGCGGACACCGAGCGGCCGGGCCGCGTCGGGGCGCGCGCGGTGGACGCCACCGCGCGGGTCAGCGGCGGGCCCGAGGCGCTGCTCCAGCTCTCCGCCGACCCGTCGATGCGCGACCGCCCGGCGGTGCTCACCGGTGACGCGCACCCGGGGCTGGCCCGGCCGCCGCTGCTGGCGGTCGCCGACGGCATGCGCCGGACCGACACCCGCTTCGGCCTGGTGAACGCCAACACCTCGTACACCTACACCGCCGGGGAGCGGAACCACCCGGACAGCCTGCAGAACCCCGGCGAGAAGCCGAAGCAGATCCTGCCGGTGGAGGGCGTCCGGCACCAGACGACCGCGGTGCTGCGCGGCGCCTCGGAGGTGACCGCCTCCAGCAGCGGCAGCTGGCTTTTCCACCTGCCGCAGTACGACCCGGTGAACGCGTTCGACGGCAACCCGGGCACCGCCTGGGCGGAGGGCAGCGCGGGCGAGCCGGCCGGGCAGTGGCTGCGGATCGCCTTCGACAAGCCGGTCACCCTGCCGGAGTCGCTGTCGCTGACGCCGCTGGCCGGTGACGGCCTGCGCGGGGCACCCACCGCGGTGCGGGTGGAGACCGACCGGGCCGCCGTGGAGAGCCCGTTGCAGCCCAACGGCACCCCGCAGACGGTGCGCGCGCCGGCCGGGCCCGCGAAGTGGCTGAAGATCACCATCACGGACGCGCAGAAGCCGCGGCCGGGCATCTCCGGCGCCGGGTTCTCCGAGGTGTCGATCCCCGGGGTGCAGGTCACCCGGCTGCTGGCGCTGCCCGCCGACGCGGAGAGCGTGGACGCGCCGGCCGCGGTGTACTCGCTGCACCGCGGCAGTGACCCGGGCGGGCTGTCGCCGGCCGCGGCGGAGGTGGGGCTGCACCGCCAGTTCCACACCGGTGCGGCGGCCGACTACGCCGTCACCGCGCGGGCGCTGGCGGTGCCCGGACCGGAACTGGACGCCCTGCTGGACAAGGTGGCGCCCGGTCAGCGGTCGGGGGTCACGGTGAGCGCCGACTCCACCAGCCGGGCCGGCACCGGGCTGAGCCCCCGCAACCTGCTGGACGGCGACCTGACCACCGCGTGGATCGCCGGGGACCGCCCGGTGCTCCGGCTGAGCTGGCCGAAGAAGACCGCGGTGGACGAGATCGTGTTCGCCGCGGCGGGCGGTGTCTCCACCCGCCCCGAGCAGGTGTTCATCAGCTCGCCGCACGGCTCCACCACCGCCGGGGTCGATCAGAACGGCCAGGCCCGGTTCGAGCCGATCACCACCGACCGGATGGACATCACCATCTCCAGGACGGCGCCGCTGACCCTGCACAACCCGCTGGCCGGCCAGGACCTCCAGCTGCCGGTGGGCCTCAGCGAGGTGTACATCCCGGCGCTGGACGCGCTGCGCGGCAAGCCCGCCGACCCCCGCGTCCGCTTCTCGCTGCCGTGCGGCGAGGGCCCGCCGCTGGCGGTGGACGGCACCCTGCACGCCACCCGGGCGTCCGGCCTGGTGCGCGACCTGACCGAGCGCCGGCCGGTGACGGTGAAGCTGTGCGCGGGTGACGCCGCGGACGGCGAGGTCGCGCTGGGCGCGGGCCGGCACCGGGTGGAGGCCGGGGACGCCGGGCCGCTGGCGCTGACCGAGGTCACCCTGCGCCGGGGCACCGTGCCGGCGCCGGCCGCCGCGGACCGGACGGTGCGGGCCACCGACTGGTCCGGCGACGACCGCACGGTGGAGGTCGGCCCGGGCAAGGCGGTCTACCTCCAGACGTACCAGAACCACAACGAGGGCTGGCGGGCCACGCTGGACGGCCGGGAGCTGACCCCGGTCCGGCTCGACGGCTGGCAGCAGGGCTTCCTGGTGCCGGCCGGGGCGAGCGGCACCGTCCACCTCAGCTACGAGCCGTCCACCTGGTACCACGCCGGGCTGTTCGGCGGGGCGGCCGGCGTGGCGCTGCTGCTCGGCCTGGCCCTGGTCCGCCGCAGGGCGGGCACCCCGGACCTCGCCGGGACCGCGGCGGTGCCGCCGGCGCCGGGCCGGGTGCTGGGCACGGTGGCGCTCACCGTGGTGCTGGTCGCGGTCGCCGGTCCGGTGGCGCTGGCGGTGCCGGTGCTCGCCGCGATCGCCTGGTGGCGGCCGGCCTGGCCCGCCGCGATCGCGCTGGTCGCCATGGCCGCCGCGGGCGTCGTCGCCGCGGTCGACGCGGGCGAGCCGGTGCGCGCGGAGGAGGGTGCCTTCAGCGGCTGGGCGCAGCTCCTGGCGCTGGTCGCGCTCACCGCCGCGGTGGTCACGGTGCCGGTCCGTGCCGGCCGGCACGCGGGTCCGCCGTACGGCGGGGAGTCCGCGGCGGGCGGGCAGCCTCCGTACGGCGGGGACCCTTCGTACCGCGGGGAGCCGGGTGCCGGTGACGGCGAGGTGCCCTCGTCCGGTGCGCGGCCCGCGGCCGGCGGGGAGCCGGGTGACGGCGGGCGGCCGGGAGGCGGCACGCCGGTGACCGGTGGCCGTGCCGGCGACGGCGGTGACGGCGACGCCGGGGCGCGGTCCGGCACCGCCGGGGCACAGGCCCCGGCCGGGACGGCGCCGTCCGGCGGGCCGGCCGCACCCGCGGCGCCCGGCGCGCCCGCGCGGCCGGAGGGCGGACCCTCCATCGGCGACGAACCGCCCGCCGGCGGGCCGCGGCCCGGCACCGGCACCGGCACCGGCGGGGAACCCGGCCGATGA
- a CDS encoding condensation protein, producing the protein MPFPTIDEISRHFLRDDEPETVHVEVHLPGQPDPERLRDAFHAALRAHPRTLVRQAPGTWWRRRYEWELADGPDLDPVAFPAPAADALARARARSLARCPPLDAAPPVRLERVVTPGEPGCVLVLTAHHTALDAQSCMRVLATTATLYGGADNPAAPPPVRAAGGGPAAPARPAPGALAGLRDALTPSARFAPDTRTPGAGGNGMVLLDLPVPARWPRPADGSARPTVNDQLLVAVRLTAARWNLRHGRPPAPVRVTMPVDDRTRAARMAIGNGTRLVDVDFAELERTEPGPAADRPDPAAVARLVHRTAALTRVLKATPAAPMRAAGTVLTAPVLPVGARAVLARAVRRAAGPWTSTTLLSNLGRIAFPLDFADAGRATAVWFSAPARMPRGLALTCASTAGRLHVALRWSRALLDDAGGAALADLFTRSLALTSPAGPDAGPPPGPGATDPVPPTGGGT; encoded by the coding sequence GTGCCGTTCCCGACCATCGACGAGATCTCGCGGCACTTCCTCCGGGACGACGAACCGGAGACCGTCCACGTCGAGGTGCACCTGCCCGGGCAGCCGGACCCCGAGCGGCTGCGGGACGCCTTCCACGCGGCGCTGCGCGCCCACCCCCGGACCCTGGTGCGGCAGGCGCCCGGCACCTGGTGGCGGCGGAGGTACGAGTGGGAGCTGGCCGACGGACCGGACCTGGACCCGGTGGCCTTCCCGGCCCCGGCCGCGGACGCGCTCGCCCGGGCGCGGGCACGCTCGCTGGCCCGGTGCCCACCGCTGGACGCGGCTCCACCGGTCCGGCTGGAGCGGGTGGTCACCCCCGGAGAGCCGGGCTGTGTCCTGGTGCTGACGGCCCATCACACGGCACTGGACGCCCAGTCCTGCATGCGCGTCCTGGCCACCACCGCCACCCTGTACGGCGGTGCGGACAACCCCGCGGCGCCGCCGCCGGTCCGCGCGGCGGGCGGCGGCCCGGCCGCCCCGGCCCGGCCGGCACCCGGCGCCCTGGCCGGCCTCCGGGACGCCCTCACCCCGTCGGCCCGCTTCGCGCCCGACACCCGGACGCCGGGCGCGGGGGGCAACGGCATGGTGCTGCTGGACCTGCCGGTCCCGGCGCGGTGGCCCCGCCCGGCGGACGGTTCGGCCCGGCCCACCGTCAACGACCAGCTGCTGGTGGCGGTCCGGCTGACCGCCGCCCGCTGGAACCTGCGGCACGGCCGTCCGCCGGCCCCGGTCCGGGTGACCATGCCGGTCGACGACCGGACGCGTGCCGCCCGGATGGCCATCGGCAACGGCACCCGGCTGGTGGACGTGGACTTCGCCGAGCTGGAGCGGACGGAGCCGGGCCCGGCGGCCGACCGCCCGGACCCGGCGGCGGTGGCCCGTCTGGTGCACCGCACCGCCGCGCTGACCCGGGTGCTCAAGGCCACCCCGGCCGCCCCCATGCGGGCCGCCGGCACCGTGCTCACCGCTCCGGTGCTGCCGGTGGGGGCGCGCGCGGTACTGGCCCGGGCGGTCCGGCGGGCGGCCGGACCGTGGACCTCGACCACGCTGCTGAGCAACCTCGGCCGGATCGCCTTCCCCCTGGACTTCGCGGACGCGGGCCGGGCCACCGCGGTGTGGTTCTCGGCCCCCGCCCGCATGCCGCGCGGGCTCGCCCTCACCTGCGCGTCCACCGCCGGCCGGCTCCACGTGGCGCTGCGCTGGTCCCGGGCGCTGCTGGACGACGCGGGCGGCGCCGCGCTGGCGGACCTGTTCACCCGTTCGCTCGCGCTCACCTCGCCGGCCGGCCCGGACGCCGGACCGCCGCCGGGGCCGGGCGCGACGGACCCCGTACCCCCCACGGGTGGAGGAACATGA